One Acidobacteriota bacterium genomic window carries:
- a CDS encoding glycosyltransferase family 39 protein, translating to MMRVAALVGLTVCGAGFAAAFVARPRSAPMLFIATTVATSLGVSTLVMFWLLVLRAGRVDRGSILLCCALVALAGAVACVLTARPIATVERPADRRRTLSWVAVPVAITCVAIGLNAWLWPFGDGDALAVYGPLGRVIVASASLPVGERLYEAYPPLVPLLYAAVEWLHGSPSEAWSRVLTTTYALGCVVAAWHLARDMASVRAAWLASLLVISTPAFARWASSGYADLPAACYVTLATLFAWRWWTDRERSSAVACGLACGLALWTKNSVITLGATAVLLPLAWAWTGRPRRDEGRRSAADLALGALAGVAVAGPWYLRNLVVFGFALPPTAWTDQAQPGLASLLVGLAPAHGFGVLGWLSLVLAGVVVLRVARDRSPAGAQAALVGAVCGPFFLAWWWFASYDPRFLVTIVPVVAAYGGAVVDGWMARASARRWWGRPAAAIAILAVALSWGVTLRRALEHKRHVLRAPWMDDVERHRLQVGGLYEVGRLIDELPPGTRVAGVPTMARYYIAPERLGDVRWVGSPPFPDGRLDAIVTRDGRAEDDPVAGSSARPGTCDGEVILSTADGFVVCLVTVASDGVGGDGERGSW from the coding sequence ATGATGCGTGTCGCGGCGCTCGTGGGCCTCACGGTGTGCGGCGCGGGTTTCGCGGCCGCGTTCGTGGCGCGACCCCGCTCGGCCCCGATGCTGTTCATCGCGACGACCGTCGCGACGAGCCTGGGCGTGTCGACGCTCGTGATGTTCTGGTTGTTGGTCCTCCGCGCGGGTCGTGTCGACCGAGGGTCGATCCTCCTGTGCTGCGCGCTCGTCGCCCTGGCCGGGGCCGTGGCCTGCGTCCTGACGGCGCGGCCGATCGCGACCGTCGAGAGGCCGGCCGACCGGCGTCGAACGCTCTCGTGGGTGGCAGTGCCCGTCGCGATCACGTGCGTCGCCATCGGGCTGAACGCCTGGCTCTGGCCGTTCGGTGACGGCGATGCGCTGGCCGTCTACGGTCCCCTCGGTCGGGTCATCGTCGCTTCGGCCTCGCTCCCGGTCGGCGAGCGGCTGTACGAAGCGTACCCGCCGCTCGTGCCGCTGCTGTACGCCGCCGTGGAGTGGCTGCATGGCAGCCCGAGCGAAGCCTGGTCACGCGTCCTGACGACGACGTACGCCCTCGGCTGCGTCGTCGCGGCGTGGCATCTCGCCCGCGACATGGCGTCGGTCCGCGCGGCATGGCTCGCTTCGCTGCTGGTCATCAGCACGCCGGCGTTCGCGCGATGGGCGTCGAGCGGGTACGCCGACCTGCCGGCGGCGTGCTACGTCACGCTCGCGACGCTCTTCGCCTGGCGTTGGTGGACCGACCGAGAGCGATCGAGCGCCGTGGCGTGCGGTCTCGCGTGCGGCCTGGCCCTGTGGACCAAGAACAGCGTCATCACCCTCGGCGCGACCGCCGTCCTGCTCCCGCTGGCCTGGGCCTGGACTGGGCGGCCCCGCAGGGACGAGGGCCGCCGATCGGCGGCCGACCTGGCGCTTGGTGCGCTCGCCGGCGTGGCGGTCGCCGGACCCTGGTACCTCCGGAACCTGGTGGTGTTCGGCTTCGCGCTGCCCCCGACCGCCTGGACCGACCAGGCGCAGCCCGGCCTCGCGTCGTTGCTCGTGGGCCTGGCGCCGGCGCACGGCTTCGGCGTCCTGGGCTGGCTGTCGCTCGTCCTCGCGGGGGTCGTCGTCTTGCGCGTAGCGCGCGACCGCTCGCCGGCGGGGGCACAGGCGGCGCTCGTGGGCGCGGTGTGTGGACCGTTCTTCCTGGCGTGGTGGTGGTTTGCGAGCTACGATCCCCGGTTCCTCGTCACGATCGTTCCGGTGGTGGCGGCCTATGGCGGGGCGGTCGTCGACGGCTGGATGGCCAGGGCCTCGGCCCGGCGGTGGTGGGGGCGTCCGGCGGCGGCCATCGCGATCCTGGCGGTGGCCCTGTCCTGGGGCGTCACCCTCAGACGGGCCCTCGAGCACAAACGGCACGTGCTGCGGGCGCCCTGGATGGACGACGTCGAGCGGCACAGGCTCCAGGTGGGTGGACTCTACGAGGTAGGTCGGCTGATCGACGAGCTGCCCCCGGGCACGCGTGTCGCAGGGGTGCCGACGATGGCGCGATACTACATCGCGCCCGAGCGTCTTGGCGACGTCCGCTGGGTTGGCAGCCCACCGTTTCCCGACGGGCGGCTGGATGCCATCGTCACGCGCGACGGACGGGCGGAGGACGATCCCGTCGCTGGCTCGTCGGCACGCCCGGGGACGTGCGATGGAGAGGTCATCCTGAGCACGGCCGACGGGTTCGTCGTGTGTCTGGTGACCGTCGCCAGCGACGGGGTCGGGGGCGACGGGGAGCGTGGGTCATGGTGA
- a CDS encoding acyltransferase — protein MVKRPAPTLVDILDTPWKVGLELRRAAVVPIVRGSFALHGVPWSRGGRFYGLPSIQRHRRSRMIIGARLELRSAFASNPLGIRQRCLLATWRAGAVLEIGDDVGMSGTAVCAATSVRIGHRVMIGANSVITDTDFHPLSAADRRLRPSDGPTAPVVVGDDCFLGMHVIVLKGASIGAGSVIGAGSVVVGSIPPGVVAAGNPAVVVRPISDLDTGALR, from the coding sequence ATGGTGAAGCGGCCGGCGCCGACGTTGGTGGACATCCTCGACACCCCGTGGAAGGTGGGCCTCGAGCTGCGCCGCGCAGCGGTCGTCCCGATCGTACGCGGGTCGTTCGCCCTCCATGGGGTGCCGTGGAGCCGAGGCGGCCGGTTCTACGGGCTGCCGTCCATCCAGCGTCACCGTCGCAGCCGAATGATCATCGGCGCCCGGCTCGAACTGAGGAGTGCCTTCGCGTCCAACCCGCTCGGCATCAGGCAGCGCTGCCTGCTGGCCACCTGGCGCGCTGGCGCCGTGCTCGAGATTGGCGACGACGTCGGCATGAGCGGGACGGCCGTGTGCGCTGCGACGAGCGTGCGCATCGGCCATCGAGTGATGATCGGTGCGAACTCCGTGATCACCGACACGGACTTCCATCCCCTCTCCGCTGCCGACCGGCGGCTGCGCCCATCCGACGGGCCGACGGCGCCGGTCGTCGTCGGCGACGATTGCTTCCTGGGGATGCACGTGATCGTGCTCAAGGGGGCATCGATCGGCGCGGGCAGCGTCATCGGCGCCGGGAGCGTCGTCGTCGGCAGCATCCCGCCAGGGGTCGTCGCGGCGGGGAACCCCGCGGTGGTCGTGCGTCCGATCTCGGACCTCGACACGGGAGCGCTCAGGTGA